TAATGATTATGATGAATGCTTTTTGATGTGGCTAAgtgataaattatttaagatGGACGACGAAGgcaaagaaaaaaacagtAAAAAACCCAATATCCATACTATTACTTTAAATCAGGCTTAtgagaaatatttaaagaatCATAAAGTAAAATTGGATTATTGGGCTCTTTTGAATATTATGCCGGGTTTGAAAAATGCTAATCTTAAGTATATGAGCGAATTTTATAAGTTACTTAATCACATATGTAAAGTAattacatattataatgaaaaaggtGCCAAAAGTAAGAAACtttctaaatattttgtcGATTGCCGTCGTCAATATAGAACCCTTTATATGAACGTTTCTGAATGCAAACCATATCTTCATTTATTGAGTAAATTAAAAGGCTTATATGATGATTTTAGAAGTTATGCTATTAAGAATACTGATTCAAACAATAATTTAGTAACTAATCTTGAAAAACTTACACTAGAAAATGGAGAAGAGATAGGCGCGACGAAAAATTTTACATCATATAACTTCAGTAATCAACCATGTAaagcgaaaaaaaaaaaaaaaacggacAAGCCATCATTACAATCTTCAAACCAACTAAAAGATAGACAGCAAGGAACACCACCAACACAAAAACCAGAAATAAAAGAACCAAAACAACAATCATCACCAGAACCAGTACCACCATCGCCAAAAGAACCACAACCAGAAACACAACAATTATCATCTACAACACCACCTGAAGAGCCACCTACAAAACTGAAATTACCTTCATCTTCACAAGAATCTCAAGAActaggaaaaaataatcaaaatcCACTAACGGATTCAGGCAAAGAAACAGGGGGCTCTAAAAGTGAGATAAAGGGTCCCGAAGTTGGAgacgaaaaaaagaatgGCGGAGGCAAAGAACCCGGAACTCCAAGTGGTGAGGAAGATAGTCAAGTAAATGGAGGTGATAGAGCAAATAGTGAATCAGGTGGCGCAAATACTGAAAAAGGTGGAACAGGTGATGTATCAGATGGTGATCGACGAAGTCCAGGTGGTCAAATATCTAATGGTACCCAAGGAGGTGCAAATGCAAGTCAACAAGGTACAAGTGGTGGATCAGGTAGTGACCCAGGTAATCAAGGAGGAGATACAGGTGGTGGAGCAAGTGGTGGGCAAGATATTCATCCGGGTACAGTTGGTGGAGCAGATAGTGGAGCAAGTGGTGATGCAGGATCTCCAGGGATTGTAGCAGGAGGTACAGGTGGTGAAGGACTTCCAGCTGTCGGATCAGGTGGTATAGGTAATGCAGCAGGTGATCAAGGAAAATCACCTGGTGGATTGGGAGGTTCAGGCAGTGTACAAGGAGCTACAAAAAGTGGAACAGAAGGCGCACTTGACAGAAAAGGAGATACAGGTGGTGGAGAAGGAACTCCAATTAGTGGACCAGATGATGGACAAGGCACTGGTGTTAATGAACCTGGAAGTGCAGGTGTTGGACAAGGAGATCCAGGCAGTGTAACAAGAGGTACTGGTGGTGGATCAGCTAGTCAAGTAGGAGATACCGGTGGCGGGGCGGGAGGCCCAAATATCAATCAAGGAAATACAGGTGCAAATCAAGGGGGATCTCCAGATGGTGGAGCAGAAGGTACGGGTGACATAACTGATGATGGAAAAGTATGTTCAAATGATGGAATGTGTGATCGAGCAAATACTGGTAGTCAAGTAGGTGCAGGTGGTGAACCAGGAGAGACACGTGATTTACAAGATAATCATGGAAGTCAAGATGGATCAAGTGGCGATAAAAGAAGTCAAGATGGATCAAGTGGCGATAAAGGAAGTCAAGATGGACCAGTTGGTGATAAAGGAAGTCAAGGTGGGCAAGACGATCAAAAAAGTCCAGATGGATCAGGTTCAGAAAATGGACCAGATAGTGAACAAAAATCCACGAATAATGATTCAGGAGAAAAAGAAACTCAAAATGCATTATGGCCACCTTTTGATATTAGATCATACATTTATACGATCGCGTCAAAAGGCATGGaacaattaaataatgcTTTCGAATTTTATGAAGAAACAAAGGAACAACTTACAAAGGCCACGGATActatgaaaaatttatataacacATCTGTGTCTAATATGCAAAACAGTTTCAATAATTTTactgaattttttaataattttattatcaatcTAAGTATTGATTCTAAACAAGTAGAAGACCTTCCTGATTCAGGTGGTAAACAATCTGGATCAGGCGGGACAGGGGATAACCCATCCACACCTAATCCCCCATCCGAACCCCCAAAAGATTCAGGTGATAATGAATCTGGATCAAACGGAGAAGGGGGTGATCCGCCCACAGATAATGATCCATCACAACCACAAAAAGATTCACCTCAACAAGATCAACATAAACAAGATCAACATAAACAAGATTCACATCAACCTTCATCAGATGGATCACAAACTTCGCAAGGTTCTCAACCTCCACCAACTCCACAAACTACAGAAACATCATCAAAACCCAAGGAAAAAACTCAAGAACATAAACCGTCTCTGGGCACATCTGAAAACCAAAATTCTGATCGAATCGATCAAAAAGGGCCTCAAAAACCAGTGCCAGCTCTAGTAACTAAACAAGAAAATTCAGGAACCGAATTAAAAGGAAATGGAATAACAGGAATAggtgatatatatatattaaaagaatacaaaaaaattgtaattttaattatagtTATTCTAATACCCATCACTTTAACTATTCTGTACAAggtaaataaaagaaaattatgatgtgtactatttttaaaatacttcctcataaaatattacatatttttcataattttatgttaGTATTTATCATCTGGATGGAGAAAggaaatgaagaaaaaaaaaaacatgacaaaggttataaatatggttggcgtaaataaaatgacaAAAATGGTTATAAACTCAAGTGATgggaaaaaacaaatacaaataattataaaatcatctagtaaaaaaaaaaagactaAAAAATCTATAAATTCTGTTTATGGGGAAAAATCTCcatcattaaatatataccaaCTTATGCAGGCTGATCCTGtaccatttattaatttgttttttctgttaattttttttgtttataaaagaaagcGCGATTTCATAGaatgataaatttaattaactTATACTTTAAatcgaattaaaaaatgtataaaattaaagaatGCTAAATAGTAAATTTGtctattaatataaacaagtattgtatatatatgatacaGATCAAGAGTTTGtttcttattttataataaaacataaaataaattttctatGTGATGAAATTCTCTATTATAACTGAGTTATAACATTTCTTTGtctttaattattatttataaaagtcAAAACATTGTATTGTTTAAATACAAAAGGTGTCTTAAAAGTTgttaaatgaatatgacAAAACAAAGCGTTTCTTATTAAGTGTACTTCATTTTCTggtttcatataataataaattgagaatttgttattaatttttgtttttatatgtatattcgTTGCGATTTATACGAGGCATActtgaaaatatgaatatgttatatgattttaatagaaataatatattcatattgtATACTCAAAAGtacattattaaataaaattattcataCCAAtctatgaaaataaaaaatttacaaaaaagtggtaaataaaatataataaattaaaaaccatttaatgtaaataataacgaggctttgttaattttcattatatgtttgtattattcatatatcaaatatatatgtatctaatattttattaatttaattgatatttattaatttgttcgtatgtaaacaataatagaaaaatatgagtataaaatattaataccGTATCactaaatatatcaatatattatgaattatattaaaagcatattttcataaaaaattaaaaaaaaaatattttttttataattaaaatattaaaatggtGTATTCTTAAGAGAAAAAtggatattttttgaaaaaaaaatataatatttatattaataaatatttttaatggaTATGATGAAGTTTATTACAACAGTTACATAATTAGTTTTATTGAGcatggaaaaaattaataaatgcaaTAAATTTCATAGctttttatgatatattcatttgttCGTATATTTTAGAACAAAAAaccaataaatatgaagttgtcatcattatttatttaacaaataatgttaaaaatgaaacccGTCATTTTAAagcttgtttttttttcaattattatttgttcttTTGAATATTCCAAAAATGTAAGTTAcacattattttcttttattattaataatgttttttataattttcatatatattttgttttatactaactttatattattgtttcgTGTGTTAGTAAAACACTTATGTAAAGTTAAAGAAGCACATCAAattgattatatatatattaataaatacttCATTACTTTGCAGGAATCACACAATGTAAATGAGAAAAGCATATGCCTTGAaaggaatataataaattttagaaATAATAGGACATTAGCAAATTGGGACAATCAATtcgatttaaataatttttatgaatcaACTTCGAATCTTGCGGATCAATTTAATGGCTGGAATGGTGATaacaaagaaaatatatatcttcGAAATATTAGAGATCCACATGTGAAGAAGCATAAAGAAAGGAATAGGCTaccaaatttaaataatgaagatgAGGAAGCGCAAATGGTAATTGATGAAATTCGAAAAGAATTAGAAGAAGTAAAAAGAGAGCTTGATAATATAAGGAATGGTGAATTAGCAATACAAccaatacaaaataaaagaataataaacaaatatgaaaatcATTCAGTATCCGAACACCCAGGATTTAAACAATTGGAAAAATTTGAAGATGCTTTGAAGACTACAGATAACAATAATGAAATGGCATCAgatgataattatatggAATCCGATACGAATcgaaagttaaaaaaagataacaAATTCATTAAGAAGTTAAGGATGCGTATGGGAGAAGATTTGAAGATGATAGCATCAGACATACTCCAGTTAGTAAAGCTATCTGTACCGTATATGGTTGCCGTAACTAAGAAATCATGGAGAGactttaaatttaaattacaTTTATCGAacatcataaaaatttaaaaataactgctctttattattatgttttattatacttgtttaaatgattaaaaataatatatttaatattttatggcATAAATGTTACACTTTTTTATGTTCCATAGAATAATGATATTTGATTTAATTgcttgttttattattatatatattttaatttaatatataatcacgttatataatgaatttatCTATGTTTAGTATGTCAAAAACTCATTTATCCTTATTTccatcatatatattatatattaattgatttttattttactcaTTTTTagttaatatttataattattttaaataaactcaatttaaacatatttattaatatattataatctATATTGAAGGTTTATGTTTAAGTTTATTTCGTTTTGGGAAGGTCCCATTTTGGGTCAGGGCACTGTACTATGGGTTATAGTTTCGTTCTATGAAATTTATGTTTTGGGCTaagataatatttttattaatttgtttataattttataatatttattagtcTTTGAAcacaaattaaatatgcatGTCATCCCGTATGTTTAATCTCGAGATGATGTCTAAATATGCAACTAAAAAAGGGGTATAAACATTAAATGAAAGGAatatcataaataataacaattatatttgtaatattCACAAAATTAATGCATATAGATGCATTCTATTGTCAAGAGgcataaacaaataatatacaaaaaaaacattattaaaacaaaaaaacaatttatgataataatttaaagcAACCATTATGCATGGAAATAAATCGTTTTATTAACTTAAATTTTCTAATATTATGGTgctgaaaaatatatataaatatatgtttatatatgaaggaaaaaataatctaaAGCTTTCCCAATAATTCATTTAGCTAAATGTCAAAATAGCGGCCAATCTAAGAAAAAGAACATAAATGGATGAATACATATAATGTTTAAATATCTTGAAaattatagtatatatatataattatgcacatttatttaaatctatatttttttaacaaatgttgaaataaattattatgttattaaatttgtatattgcTTACAGATTCGACATAGGTAACATTAACATGCCCGGACTTGTTTTGAATGAGGCTCCCAGCTATGTTAacaaatgttttttttaatttcccACTTCTAATATCATCTTCAGAATCAATGTCAGTTGTGAATAAATTTGCGTTTTCTATTATtgtgtttttatattttgtaccAGAAGGGTTAtgatcatttatatttgcaGAAGTCATTACAATTATAGTTGTGTCTTTTGATAtctacaaaattaataaaagtgTATTTGAATAAATTGCGTGTTATAATATGAGAAATACGATTTATAATGAAACATAAGAGGAAAGGTTTCCTTACTTGAGCTTTTTTGACTaaagcataaaaatattcctCGCGCTCCATAGAATCTTTTTTGTAACGTTGttgtattattactaaATTTGGATTGTACACACGGACAATTTTtcctaaaaaataatattataaaattacatagatgaaattaatatatcatgAATTTGAAGATATGGgaaacaataaataatattatataatatgttaatttgactatttatttatgttttgtaTACTTTTAACAGAGattgtatttaaaaattgtgcCTGATCGGGATTccataatttgtttattactTCATTATACTAATGGAAACAAAGAGagatatatgtatataaattatgatttttttattttaatatggtTTATAACTTTTAATGTTGTTCGTTAATTGGTACCTTATTGGAACCATAAACTGTATattgaattttttcaacattTGTATGGCCTTtatgcttttttttataaaaaaacatatatttacaattatttGCTATCCAAGTTTCATAATTATCAATATCTGTAGCATGATATTCTAAATGTTCTATAGCTTCGTTCATAAGTTCACTAgcttttataatttcttcGGGATTGGTACATAATAAGTGCTTGGTTTTTTCGTATATTTCGTCATTTTCTCCATCTCCGAGAAATGATGCAACTCCCTCATCTAATTCTGCATCTTCATGCAGTGTATTTAGTACTTGGTTTTCAGGCGCATTAGGCAATGCAACGGCGGTACAGCCTTGTTTATGTGCGGTAATTTGGTTATATTGATAATTATTCTTAAGTGGTGCATAAATATCCTTTATCATATCTTCGTAGTTTTCTTCATATGGTCTAATATACCATCTTTTCCTCCTGGACTCATTTTCTCTTCTTAAAAATCCGGCCACTTTATCAACATTAGTGCCATCAGCTTCTGAGATAAAGAGTTCATCTAATTCAGTTTGATTCTTTTTGTAAATCTCCATTAACATCGGATCGAATTCATCTATAAATTTGAGATCTGGAAGATCAGGGTCATACGCTCCCTTACCTTTAACTTTAACTGGTTTATTTGTCGTCGTATGGCttttctttgttttttttctatgtAATggaaactaaaaaaataacaaaattaaaaatatatcagaTATTGTTatgttaatttattattatattcgtatacaaaattaattaaagcAATTAGTATACAcatgttatatatacacaatataatgtatttttgtgttttttcttatattacGTAACCCGTGATAGGCTTTGAACACGAACTGACTCTTACTAAAACGGCACTAAATATTATTGAGGAAATTAAGCCTAATGGCATTCCCTTCATCTTCAGCAGTGcttattttgaattattaccatcttaaatataagattgcaaaattatattatatagataCTTACTCATTTCAAACGCAATggcttatatatatactagtaataaaataaaaaacattatatatattttagtaacttgaaattaatattaatattacaatatagcatatatatatatttaaacaaGCATTTTGAGGAAATTAAAAAGCACAaaagtttaaaaatttatagtataaaatactaaaaaaaataaaaaacaaatataattattacatgaaataatatttaattattatgctTTAATACTTGAACAAGATTAATTCTATTAAATCTTAATTatagttttataaaatgttttttataattaaaaaatattatatttttgttatttatataaattaatttaattacttaaaaattaaatgaaaatgtaaaaaacagtttttattatatttttagaaaaaaatacaactatataaaaattgtatgtttttttctacaTTCTATTGAGACTTGTGGTTCGgggttatatatatataatataatatgttcaTTTTAACTgttttgaaataaatatataatcaaCCATAAATCTTATTaattgatgaaaataatttaatattatatatttatgaaaataaataaaaatatccaaaaatatttctattaatataaattaaaattttaacaatataaaataatgaaataaaaaaaaagtgaatTTTGTATggaaatgaaataatttcttataatatacctttttattaatatatgttttttgcgacattataaaaaatgctttcacaaatttttattgcgttataaataatgtcaATTTGTCGAACCTTGATTTGTAGTTTTTGTATCTGcaatttataattgtatattaaaatatatacatatttatttcattcatattataaaatatgtgtatTAATCCGCCCATGGTGTAGCTTAGACAAATTACTCGACATGGATATGATTATAACTTTATagctttatatataaaatggttATTACTGTTTTATTGGGGaaacaataatttaaattaaaaatgggGCGTATAAATAAGAGGTTgtgttaaataaaaatactcATAAAATGAAcatattatgatatatataatttaatatagcCATGAGCCCTAAACTTACAAATAGTGCtgattatttacattttatatggatatttataaaaaatatagttgtgcattttaatgtatattttatcttatagtttattttatgtttattattgataattttacaaaatacaTTTGTATCAAACACAGTAAATGGAATAACATATACACAACTAAATTAACCTAAATACGTTATGAGTGAGCCTACATTACATATACAAAGttgtaatattattaatttaagaAATCAGCTGTCTACTTTCCTTAtgaaatgcatatattcactaagcaatattattatataaaaagcaTATATGCACATCTAAATAATGTTTTTCCACAAATTTacgtaaaatatttatccaATTTAAATTGGTTCAAcaccattttattttaaaaatgatattcaAATGCTAAATTgtattcttcatttttttatccttAAAATTGccttacatataaaaaacaggaaataataaatgtaaatgATTATTACTTTAATTACcctttattaattataagaGCATAAGAGCTAATTAAAAGTAAAGTTATtacataattaattttaattcgtATTAATTCACAAAttaacattatatatataccttCAAATTGCAACTAAAatcattatatacaaatttaatttaaaaagcagttgaaataacaaaaaacatatatataatgtaaaaatatataatatatttattattatcttttctttttttgacttaaaaaatttatcaaaaagtTGCATTTATGAttacaaaaatacaaaacaataattaatataagcATCATTAAAgcacattttatatttcatcTTCTTATTCATCTTCATCATTCGTTCTTAAATTACTAATCCAATcaataactttttttaaaatttcttCATTTCCTGGTTGTGTCAATGTAGAATGATTCATACCATCAACAGGATATAATTCGTTTCCACTAGCATTtactttattataaaacgAAACTGACCCTTTATAATGACAAATACTATCATCTTTTGAATgcacaaataatataggaATATCTTTtggtatataattaatattactaTCCAATGTAAGCATTGCTTTTATAAGCTCAGCGaaacatttaaattttgttccattatcatttataaatttatcatgTTTACAtacattaataatatattcgGACTTTTTATAACCTGTTATTGGCGGAATAAGTATATGAGGTGCAACGCGAGACAGGAAGTTTATTATaggtaaatataaatacttaTGTGTTTTGTTTCCAGTATTCAATGGCGTTTTCATTCTCATCATACCAGATATAGATACGCAAcctttaatatttaatttatctaaataattatagcGTCCTTCATGATTACCACTAGCACAGGAATTATCGGAACCATaatcattataattattcatatcaTTGCCAAGTTCATTAACATCAGTAGAGTTGTCTAATATggatttacattttttatagttatTTTCATCTCCAGCATTGATGTtatcttctttttcttccCCTAATAATTGTAATATCCTTAAAGCAATCGTTGCTCCCATTGAATATCCAACAACATACATAggaagttttttttttttagtggTTACTATATTATGAGGTTCATCATTCATTTGATTATCATTTGAAATTTCATCTTGAATCTGATTCATATATTGCATTACATCATCGACCAGATCATCaaaacaattaaaattgcctcttatattttcaaatgatTGTGATTCGCCATGCCCTTGTAAATCTAATGCATATACTGAATAACTATTTtgattaaatttttcaatCCAACTatctttataaatatagtaaTTATTAGTGTCTACTACTAAGCCTTCATTGCTATCTggcatttttaaatttattctcataaaaattaatcgAGCATGAGCTTTGAATCCATGTATTAACAATATAATTCCTATAGCATTTTTAACTAGCCACCCATATGTTCTTATAAGTaaaccatttttattacagaACCAACCTATCTTAGGGTTGCCATCTAAATTGGATTTTGTATTTCTTAATTCGTCATCGTTCGATTCAATTTCTTCcatcataaatattatggaATATAATAGTCCATATTCcaactaaaaatatatatattttttatagacaaaaaatatgcatatatataat
This region of Plasmodium chabaudi chabaudi strain AS genome assembly, chromosome: 13 genomic DNA includes:
- a CDS encoding CIR protein; its protein translation is MTTKKLCEFLIEADGYFNGKDVDMKEINKNRKIIGYCSNGGCKKNEEHINALALYIFKEFKNSIKRQTKYNDYDECFLMWLSDKLFKMDDEGKEKNSKKPNIHTITLNQAYEKYLKNHKVKLDYWALLNIMPGLKNANLKYMSEFYKLLNHICKVITYYNEKGAKSKKLSKYFVDCRRQYRTLYMNVSECKPYLHLLSKLKGLYDDFRSYAIKNTDSNNNLVTNLEKLTLENGEEIGATKNFTSYNFSNQPCKAKKKKKTDKPSLQSSNQLKDRQQGTPPTQKPEIKEPKQQSSPEPVPPSPKEPQPETQQLSSTTPPEEPPTKLKLPSSSQESQELGKNNQNPLTDSGKETGGSKSEIKGPEVGDEKKNGGGKEPGTPSGEEDSQVNGGDRANSESGGANTEKGGTGDVSDGDRRSPGGQISNGTQGGANASQQGTSGGSGSDPGNQGGDTGGGASGGQDIHPGTVGGADSGASGDAGSPGIVAGGTGGEGLPAVGSGGIGNAAGDQGKSPGGLGGSGSVQGATKSGTEGALDRKGDTGGGEGTPISGPDDGQGTGVNEPGSAGVGQGDPGSVTRGTGGGSASQVGDTGGGAGGPNINQGNTGANQGGSPDGGAEGTGDITDDGKVCSNDGMCDRANTGSQVGAGGEPGETRDLQDNHGSQDGSSGDKRSQDGSSGDKGSQDGPVGDKGSQGGQDDQKSPDGSGSENGPDSEQKSTNNDSGEKETQNALWPPFDIRSYIYTIASKGMEQLNNAFEFYEETKEQLTKATDTMKNLYNTSVSNMQNSFNNFTEFFNNFIINLSIDSKQVEDLPDSGGKQSGSGGTGDNPSTPNPPSEPPKDSGDNESGSNGEGGDPPTDNDPSQPQKDSPQQDQHKQDQHKQDSHQPSSDGSQTSQGSQPPPTPQTTETSSKPKEKTQEHKPSLGTSENQNSDRIDQKGPQKPVPALVTKQENSGTELKGNGITGIGDIYILKEYKKIVILIIVILIPITLTILYKYLSSGWRKEMKKKKNMTKVINMVGVNKMTKMVINSSDGKKQIQIIIKSSSKKKKTKKSINSVYGEKSPSLNIYQLMQADPVPFINLFFLLIFFVYKRKRDFIE
- a CDS encoding fam-b protein, whose protein sequence is MLKMKPVILKLVFFSIIICSFEYSKNESHNVNEKSICLERNIINFRNNRTLANWDNQFDLNNFYESTSNLADQFNGWNGDNKENIYLRNIRDPHVKKHKERNRLPNLNNEDEEAQMVIDEIRKELEEVKRELDNIRNGELAIQPIQNKRIINKYENHSVSEHPGFKQLEKFEDALKTTDNNNEMASDDNYMESDTNRKLKKDNKFIKKLRMRMGEDLKMIASDILQLVKLSVPYMVAVTKKSWRDFKFKLHLSNIIKI
- a CDS encoding fam-a protein, whose protein sequence is MKGMPLGLISSIIFSAVLVRVSSCSKPITGYFPLHRKKTKKSHTTTNKPVKVKGKGAYDPDLPDLKFIDEFDPMLMEIYKKNQTELDELFISEADGTNVDKVAGFLRRENESRRKRWYIRPYEENYEDMIKDIYAPLKNNYQYNQITAHKQGCTAVALPNAPENQVLNTLHEDAELDEGVASFLGDGENDEIYEKTKHLLCTNPEEIIKASELMNEAIEHLEYHATDIDNYETWIANNCKYMFFYKKKHKGHTNVEKIQYTVYGSNKYNEVINKLWNPDQAQFLNTISVKRKIVRVYNPNLVIIQQRYKKDSMEREEYFYALVKKAQISKDTTIIVMTSANINDHNPSGTKYKNTIIENANLFTTDIDSEDDIRSGKLKKTFVNIAGSLIQNKSGHVNVTYVESIIFSFIYKHIFIYIFQHHNIRKFKLIKRFISMHNGCFKLLS
- a CDS encoding lysophospholipase, putative: MMEEIESNDDELRNTKSNLDGNPKIGWFCNKNGLLIRTYGWLVKNAIGIILLIHGFKAHARLIFMRINLKMPDSNEGLVVDTNNYYIYKDSWIEKFNQNSYSVYALDLQGHGESQSFENIRGNFNCFDDLVDDVMQYMNQIQDEISNDNQMNDEPHNIVTTKKKKLPMYVVGYSMGATIALRILQLLGEEKEDNINAGDENNYKKCKSILDNSTDVNELGNDMNNYNDYGSDNSCASGNHEGRYNYLDKLNIKGCVSISGMMRMKTPLNTGNKTHKYLYLPIINFLSRVAPHILIPPITGYKKSEYIINVCKHDKFINDNGTKFKCFAELIKAMLTLDSNINYIPKDIPILFVHSKDDSICHYKGSVSFYNKVNASGNELYPVDGMNHSTLTQPGNEEILKKVIDWISNLRTNDEDE